One window of Halosolutus amylolyticus genomic DNA carries:
- the tuf gene encoding translation elongation factor EF-1 subunit alpha → MTDKPHQNLAIIGHVDHGKSTLVGRLLFETGGVPEHIIEQHRQEAEEKGKGGFEFAYVMDNLAEERERGLTIDIAHQEFETDTYYFTVVDTPGHRDFVKNMITGASQADNAVLVVAADDGVAPQTQEHVFLARTLGIDELIVGVNKMDLVDYDENRYREVVAEVKELLDQVRFATEDASFIPISAFEGDNVADSSENTSWYDGPTILEALNDLPETEPPTDAPLRLPIQDVYTISGIGTVPVGRVETGQMRTGDSVSFQPSDVGGEVKTIEMHHEEIDLAEPGDNVGFNVRGIGKDDIRRGDVCGPADDPPSVAETFQAQIVVMQHPSVITAGYTPVFHAHTAQVAGTIESRDRKMDPSSGEVAEQDPDYIQSGDAAVVTVRPQKPLSIEPSDEIPELGSFAIRDMGQTVAAGKVLSVTEK, encoded by the coding sequence ATGACGGACAAACCCCACCAGAACCTGGCCATCATCGGTCACGTCGACCACGGGAAGAGCACGCTGGTGGGACGCCTCCTGTTCGAGACCGGGGGCGTCCCGGAGCACATCATCGAGCAGCACCGCCAGGAAGCCGAGGAGAAGGGCAAGGGCGGCTTCGAGTTCGCCTACGTGATGGACAACCTCGCCGAGGAGCGCGAGCGCGGCCTGACGATCGACATCGCCCACCAGGAGTTCGAGACGGACACGTACTACTTCACGGTCGTCGACACGCCCGGCCACCGCGACTTCGTGAAGAACATGATCACGGGGGCCTCGCAGGCGGACAACGCCGTCCTCGTCGTGGCCGCCGACGACGGCGTCGCGCCCCAGACCCAGGAACACGTCTTCCTGGCCCGCACCCTCGGCATCGACGAACTGATCGTCGGCGTCAACAAGATGGACCTCGTCGACTACGACGAGAACCGGTATCGCGAGGTCGTCGCGGAGGTCAAAGAACTCCTCGACCAGGTCCGCTTCGCCACCGAAGACGCGAGTTTCATCCCGATCTCGGCGTTCGAGGGCGACAACGTCGCCGACTCCTCCGAAAATACGTCGTGGTACGACGGCCCCACGATCCTCGAGGCCCTGAACGACCTGCCGGAGACGGAACCGCCGACCGACGCTCCGCTTCGCCTGCCGATTCAGGACGTCTACACGATCTCCGGGATCGGTACGGTACCGGTCGGACGGGTCGAGACGGGCCAGATGCGAACCGGCGATTCAGTCTCCTTCCAGCCCAGCGACGTGGGCGGCGAGGTCAAGACGATCGAGATGCACCACGAGGAGATCGATCTCGCCGAACCCGGCGACAACGTCGGATTCAACGTCCGCGGCATCGGCAAGGACGACATCCGCCGCGGCGACGTCTGCGGCCCGGCCGACGACCCGCCGTCGGTCGCCGAGACGTTCCAGGCCCAGATCGTCGTGATGCAGCATCCGAGCGTGATCACGGCCGGCTACACGCCGGTCTTTCACGCCCACACGGCCCAGGTCGCCGGCACGATCGAGTCGCGCGATCGGAAGATGGACCCCTCGAGCGGCGAGGTCGCGGAACAGGATCCCGACTACATCCAGTCGGGAGACGCCGCCGTGGTCACGGTCCGGCCACAGAAACCGCTCAGCATCGAACCGTCGGACGAGATCCCCGAACTGGGAAGCTTCGCCATCCGCGACATGGGCCAGACCGTCGCCGCCGGCAAGGTCCTCTCGGTTACCGAGAAGTAG
- a CDS encoding NADPH:quinone reductase, with protein sequence MQAVRLHEHGGPDVLQVDDVDRPDPGADELLVEVGAAGVNPVDTYFRDGSYEPVAVPFSPGVDFAGTVADVGDDVEAFSAGDRVFGTGIGNGSLQGSYAEYATVPTDRVVHLPDGVDVTEAGAAGVVAVTAWRALIDHANLDPAEYCLVHGGSGGVGHAAVQIGAAVSARVLTTASPDYHDALEEYGAATVLDYDRDDLADAVLEASDGGVDVVLDHRLDDYLQFDADVAATGARVVGIGENSPDPGFTNDGAARSKDVSYQFMSMFNTPDLRVPLRGVAHLMETGALSIEVAETYDLAEAGEAQRTVIEDSVFGKLVVEP encoded by the coding sequence ATGCAAGCCGTACGCCTTCACGAGCACGGCGGCCCGGACGTATTGCAGGTAGACGACGTCGATCGACCCGACCCCGGCGCGGACGAACTCCTCGTCGAGGTCGGTGCCGCGGGGGTCAACCCCGTCGACACCTACTTCCGGGACGGATCGTACGAACCCGTCGCCGTTCCGTTCTCCCCCGGCGTCGACTTCGCGGGGACCGTCGCCGATGTCGGCGACGACGTCGAGGCGTTCTCCGCGGGCGATCGCGTCTTCGGGACCGGGATCGGCAACGGCTCCCTCCAGGGAAGCTACGCCGAGTACGCGACCGTCCCGACCGATCGCGTCGTCCACCTCCCCGACGGCGTCGACGTGACGGAAGCGGGGGCGGCCGGCGTCGTCGCCGTCACCGCCTGGCGGGCGCTGATCGATCACGCGAACCTCGACCCGGCCGAGTACTGCCTGGTCCACGGCGGGTCCGGTGGCGTGGGCCACGCCGCCGTCCAGATCGGGGCCGCGGTGAGCGCGCGGGTCCTTACCACCGCCTCGCCCGACTACCACGATGCCCTCGAGGAGTACGGCGCGGCCACCGTGCTCGACTACGATCGGGACGACCTCGCCGATGCGGTCCTCGAGGCCTCCGACGGCGGCGTCGACGTTGTCCTCGACCACCGACTCGACGACTACCTCCAGTTCGACGCCGACGTGGCCGCGACCGGTGCCCGGGTCGTCGGTATCGGCGAGAACTCGCCGGATCCGGGGTTCACGAACGACGGTGCGGCCCGATCGAAGGACGTCTCCTACCAGTTCATGAGCATGTTCAACACGCCCGACCTCCGCGTCCCGCTGCGGGGCGTGGCACACCTCATGGAGACCGGCGCGCTCTCGATCGAGGTCGCGGAGACGTACGACCTCGCGGAGGCTGGCGAGGCACAGCGGACCGTGATCGAAGACAGCGTGTTCGGGAAACTCGTCGTCGAACCGTAG
- a CDS encoding VOC family protein, which translates to MDIHHTAIEVSDLDATRAFYEDGIGLEYSYDFHVDGTHNYYVTGADLDTEIQFVHDPDDDAPIDAAGIVHLAILVDDADETFDRVVDRTDCPIVREPTTIEAANARAAFVEDPDGYEVELFSRLE; encoded by the coding sequence ATGGATATTCATCACACCGCGATCGAGGTCTCCGATCTCGACGCGACGAGGGCGTTCTACGAGGACGGCATCGGCCTCGAGTACAGTTACGACTTCCACGTCGACGGAACCCACAACTACTACGTGACCGGCGCGGACCTCGACACCGAGATCCAGTTCGTCCACGACCCGGACGACGACGCGCCGATCGACGCCGCGGGAATCGTCCACCTCGCGATCCTCGTCGACGACGCGGACGAGACCTTCGATCGGGTGGTCGACCGAACCGACTGCCCGATCGTGCGGGAACCGACGACGATCGAGGCGGCGAACGCCCGGGCCGCGTTCGTCGAGGATCCGGACGGGTACGAGGTCGAACTCTTCTCGCGTCTCGAGTGA
- a CDS encoding universal stress protein yields MQYLVGTESVHTTAAICDYLDDRATVDDEVTVVSVAPSESPAAQRDSREALNVAPVRLAAIGSVETELREGEPAAELLAAAGEIGADEIVIGAHGGTPGATVDVGSTAEEVLANAARPVVVVPIPDL; encoded by the coding sequence ATGCAGTATCTCGTCGGCACCGAGTCGGTCCACACGACGGCAGCGATCTGTGACTACCTCGACGATCGAGCGACGGTCGACGACGAGGTCACGGTCGTCTCCGTCGCCCCGTCCGAGTCGCCCGCCGCGCAACGGGACAGTCGGGAGGCCCTGAACGTCGCCCCCGTCAGGCTGGCGGCGATCGGATCGGTCGAGACCGAACTCCGCGAGGGCGAACCGGCCGCGGAACTGCTCGCGGCCGCCGGCGAGATCGGCGCGGACGAGATCGTGATCGGGGCGCACGGCGGCACTCCGGGGGCGACAGTGGACGTCGGATCGACGGCGGAGGAGGTCCTCGCGAACGCGGCACGGCCCGTCGTGGTCGTCCCGATCCCCGACCTGTAG
- a CDS encoding MATE family efflux transporter → MVSRPPNPIRLCILWIGLALASVGLIEAERARRTADLAWPRIVTGLARMSKNAVDVAMVGIAVGPAAIAGVGFASPFWGLAFTIGGGVAGGTIALVSQRYGAEAFDQLGQAIRSSALLVVLLSVPITAVFWAYPTELISLLSSDPEAIDLGATYLRIVGFGIPFAGLNLIGSRTFVGMDDAWTPMVVRAGGAIANIVLNAVLIFGFDMGVAGAAMGTVLSNVVVTATFATGLAAGRLPGMGPFPVSVDPLGSYVHAGTVRDLTTIGLPVMGTKLVWTVAEFPMLAIVDVFGSDTVAAYVIARRIWGLMNTPGWGFGLAASSLVGQELGTGDERGAEQYGREIVRFSVAVYLVSAAIVAVFAEPIVLAFTNDPAELSVPTAVSLVHAACVAVVLQGVYTGAAGALKASGDTRWPFYGQLLGMFGLAIPIAYLGAVGLSIPSPGTIPLLGVAVPGISIPAFGIAGLYLAFVAETATPAVINYYRFATGRWKVISRGYRPETTPSDD, encoded by the coding sequence GTGGTCTCTCGCCCGCCGAACCCGATCCGGCTGTGCATCCTCTGGATCGGGCTCGCGCTCGCCAGCGTCGGCCTCATCGAGGCCGAGCGAGCGCGCCGCACCGCCGATCTCGCGTGGCCGCGCATCGTCACCGGGCTCGCGCGGATGTCGAAGAACGCGGTCGACGTCGCGATGGTCGGGATCGCCGTCGGCCCGGCCGCGATCGCGGGCGTCGGCTTCGCCTCCCCGTTCTGGGGCCTCGCGTTCACCATCGGCGGCGGCGTCGCCGGCGGGACGATCGCGCTCGTCTCCCAGCGTTACGGCGCGGAGGCGTTCGACCAGCTCGGCCAGGCGATTCGATCGAGCGCGTTGCTCGTCGTCCTCCTGTCGGTGCCGATCACCGCGGTCTTCTGGGCGTACCCGACCGAACTGATCTCGCTTCTCAGTTCCGATCCCGAGGCGATCGACCTCGGCGCGACGTACCTGCGGATCGTCGGCTTCGGGATTCCCTTCGCGGGGCTCAACCTGATCGGGAGCCGCACCTTCGTCGGGATGGACGACGCGTGGACGCCGATGGTCGTCCGCGCGGGCGGCGCGATCGCCAACATCGTCCTCAACGCGGTGCTCATCTTCGGCTTCGACATGGGTGTCGCCGGGGCGGCGATGGGGACGGTCCTCTCGAACGTCGTCGTCACCGCGACGTTCGCGACCGGGCTCGCCGCGGGCCGGCTCCCGGGAATGGGTCCGTTCCCCGTCAGCGTCGATCCGCTGGGGAGCTACGTCCACGCCGGAACGGTCCGGGACCTGACGACGATCGGCCTCCCCGTCATGGGGACGAAATTGGTCTGGACCGTCGCGGAGTTCCCGATGCTCGCGATCGTCGACGTCTTCGGGTCGGACACCGTCGCGGCCTACGTCATCGCCCGGCGCATCTGGGGGCTGATGAACACGCCCGGCTGGGGGTTCGGCCTCGCGGCCTCGAGCCTCGTCGGGCAGGAACTTGGGACCGGCGACGAGCGCGGTGCCGAGCAGTACGGGCGCGAAATCGTCCGGTTCTCGGTCGCCGTCTACCTCGTCTCGGCCGCGATCGTCGCCGTCTTCGCCGAACCGATCGTCCTCGCGTTCACGAACGACCCGGCCGAACTGTCGGTCCCGACCGCGGTCTCGCTCGTCCACGCGGCCTGCGTGGCGGTGGTCCTGCAGGGGGTTTACACCGGTGCCGCGGGTGCGCTCAAGGCCAGCGGCGATACGCGGTGGCCGTTCTACGGCCAGTTACTCGGGATGTTCGGGCTCGCGATCCCGATCGCGTATCTCGGCGCCGTCGGCCTCTCGATCCCCTCGCCGGGGACGATCCCGCTCCTCGGCGTGGCGGTTCCCGGTATCTCGATCCCGGCGTTCGGGATTGCGGGGCTCTACCTCGCGTTCGTCGCGGAAACCGCGACGCCAGCGGTGATCAACTACTACCGGTTCGCGACCGGGCGCTGGAAGGTCATCAGCCGCGGCTACCGGCCGGAGACGACGCCGAGCGACGATTGA
- a CDS encoding universal stress protein, whose translation MYDDILIPTDGRDNTERAIDEAVELASVHGATLHALYVINSAEIAPGIDFEDLEPIGEEAVTFVANRAREAGVDDVRTTVTHGLRHRAILDYADEAGADLIVMGRNRGLERFLRKSVSEQVATESSIPVLVVE comes from the coding sequence ATGTACGACGACATCCTGATCCCGACCGACGGACGGGACAACACGGAGCGGGCGATCGACGAGGCAGTCGAACTTGCGTCCGTCCACGGGGCGACGCTGCACGCGCTCTACGTCATCAACTCCGCGGAAATCGCGCCCGGGATCGACTTCGAGGACCTCGAACCCATCGGCGAGGAGGCCGTTACGTTCGTCGCGAACCGGGCGCGGGAGGCGGGCGTCGACGACGTCCGAACGACCGTCACGCACGGGCTGCGACACAGGGCGATCCTCGACTACGCGGACGAGGCGGGGGCGGACCTGATCGTCATGGGTCGGAACCGGGGACTCGAACGATTCCTGCGAAAGAGCGTCTCGGAGCAGGTCGCGACCGAGTCGTCGATCCCGGTCCTCGTCGTCGAGTGA
- a CDS encoding thiolase family protein: protein MDDAVIVDAVRTPFGDRGGAFRDTHPQDLAAEPLRALEERTEFDPAIVDDVVYGCVTPVGEQGLNVGRLAPLVAGWGDEVPGVQLNRMCGSGQQAVNWAASEIRAGFQNVIVAGGVEHMTRVPMGSDGEAETGVIDRRALTDTYFDHYDEAIGQGESAERIAEAWDLTRDDVDGVAVDSQQRWAEAWEAGRYDSQIVPVETTLDGESITVEQDGHPKPDTSAETLSELPLAFRPEGEGVHHAGNSSGIVDGSSAVLVASADAAEERGWEPMARIVQTEVVGVDPITMLTGPIPATENVLEKADMTIDDVDLFEINEAFASVVLAWLAETGAPWNRTNVNGGAIAHGHPLGATGSALLTKLVHELDRRGDRYGLCTMCIGFGQAVATIVERL, encoded by the coding sequence ATGGATGACGCAGTGATCGTCGACGCAGTGCGGACACCGTTTGGCGACCGCGGCGGCGCGTTCCGGGACACGCACCCGCAGGATCTCGCCGCCGAACCGCTCCGGGCGCTCGAGGAGCGCACCGAGTTCGATCCGGCGATCGTCGACGACGTCGTCTACGGCTGCGTGACGCCGGTCGGCGAGCAGGGGCTGAACGTGGGTCGGCTCGCGCCGCTCGTGGCCGGCTGGGGCGACGAGGTGCCGGGGGTCCAGCTCAACCGGATGTGCGGCTCCGGCCAGCAGGCGGTCAACTGGGCGGCCAGCGAGATTCGGGCGGGCTTCCAGAACGTGATCGTCGCCGGCGGCGTCGAGCACATGACCCGCGTCCCGATGGGCTCGGACGGCGAGGCCGAGACCGGCGTGATCGATCGGAGAGCGCTCACCGACACCTACTTCGATCACTACGACGAGGCGATCGGCCAGGGCGAGTCGGCCGAACGGATCGCCGAGGCGTGGGACCTGACGCGGGACGACGTGGACGGCGTCGCGGTCGACTCTCAGCAACGCTGGGCCGAGGCCTGGGAGGCGGGTCGGTACGACTCCCAGATCGTCCCCGTCGAGACGACCCTCGACGGCGAGTCGATCACGGTCGAGCAGGACGGTCACCCGAAGCCCGACACGTCGGCGGAGACGCTCTCCGAGTTACCCCTCGCGTTCCGACCCGAGGGCGAGGGGGTCCACCACGCGGGCAACTCCTCGGGAATCGTCGACGGATCGAGCGCGGTGCTCGTCGCGAGCGCGGACGCGGCGGAAGAACGCGGCTGGGAGCCGATGGCGCGCATCGTCCAGACCGAGGTCGTCGGCGTCGACCCGATCACGATGCTCACGGGACCCATCCCGGCGACGGAGAACGTCCTCGAGAAGGCCGACATGACGATCGACGACGTCGACCTGTTCGAGATCAACGAGGCGTTCGCCTCGGTCGTGCTCGCGTGGCTCGCGGAGACCGGTGCGCCCTGGAACCGGACGAACGTCAACGGCGGCGCGATCGCCCACGGCCACCCGCTGGGCGCGACCGGGTCGGCGCTGCTGACGAAACTGGTCCACGAACTCGATCGTCGCGGCGATCGGTACGGGCTCTGTACGATGTGTATCGGGTTCGGACAGGCCGTGGCGACGATCGTCGAACGGCTGTAA
- a CDS encoding alpha/beta hydrolase family protein, with protein sequence MAERHRIAVTDDESVAAVHHAAPSNRWLVFCHGFLSDKSGSYERRALRAVDQGFNAVRFDFRGCGESDGVFADQPLGAKIADLSAVADYFDPDSLVLFGSSFGGKVAFHATARDRVAPAAIATRAPVTRNDAFAEYEAVVREEGACRFDDDRWIDRRFFDDLASFPFDEVVDAIEDVPIAIFHGRADESVPIEHSFDAASALEIDVVLEAFVGEGHVFTDDADERVLDRLFEWLAALDRV encoded by the coding sequence ATGGCCGAGCGACACCGTATCGCGGTTACCGACGACGAATCGGTCGCTGCCGTCCACCACGCCGCCCCCTCGAACCGCTGGCTCGTGTTCTGTCACGGCTTCCTGAGCGACAAGTCCGGGAGCTACGAACGACGCGCCCTGCGGGCGGTCGATCAGGGCTTCAACGCCGTCCGGTTCGACTTCCGGGGCTGTGGCGAGTCGGACGGCGTCTTCGCCGACCAGCCGCTCGGCGCTAAAATCGCCGATCTCTCCGCGGTCGCCGACTATTTCGATCCTGACTCGCTCGTCCTCTTCGGGTCGAGTTTCGGCGGCAAGGTCGCGTTCCACGCGACGGCCCGCGATCGGGTCGCCCCGGCGGCGATCGCGACCCGCGCGCCGGTCACGCGAAACGACGCGTTCGCCGAGTACGAGGCGGTGGTCCGTGAGGAAGGTGCCTGTCGGTTCGACGACGACAGGTGGATCGATCGACGGTTTTTCGACGACCTGGCGTCGTTCCCGTTCGACGAGGTCGTCGACGCGATCGAGGACGTCCCGATCGCGATCTTCCACGGGCGCGCGGACGAGTCGGTCCCGATCGAACACAGTTTCGACGCCGCGAGCGCACTCGAGATCGACGTGGTGCTCGAGGCGTTCGTGGGAGAGGGCCACGTTTTCACCGACGACGCCGACGAGCGCGTCCTCGATCGACTGTTCGAGTGGCTCGCGGCCCTCGATCGGGTCTGA
- a CDS encoding heavy metal translocating P-type ATPase yields MNADHRGEDRCSLCGTPIGPTTGDGPTAFCSSGCREVHRALGEAEQDADDGGRTAETATQASKAPDRVAEAADRSGPADPTGTAADDGDSDDDRDETGAATERAYFRIDGMHTASCEAFLESIAEAQDGVTSAAASYVTESIRVDHDPDRVSKTALRDALSTIGYTAYPRDEATNETEGDGGSTRRDREMTGMRKRRSEDMLELRYVVGIVFGSFLLVPYVTIFYPVYLSAFTDWWMLSLYEDAFGSLEGPRLLPLFAGLTAAILYLTGRPLLRGAYVSLTLRRPDTRLLAALTIVSAFLYGTVALLLGRNDVYFDLTILVAVLVMGATFYETMVKRRAMNRLTDLTVSQVDDARRLEGDGTTTVPVGDLDSGDRVLVREGERIPVDGVLAEGPCTVDEAIVTGDSLPVTKRAGDEVVGGSIVRGDAAVVAVGDRTTSSIDRLTETVWDVQSADHGGQRVGDRLATVALPIVLAVAAIVGLYGLTRGATATTTVLPALLAVIVVSPWALDLATRISVGQHLQAALDHGIVVFDESIFERIRGVDTVVFDKTGTLTTGEMTVLESHGPADLMRTAGRLERRSTHPIAAAIESAFLDDAGDGSESGGEGSGRSDRHLADGGQADCGRTEGGQADHERGHEIDEFRSHETGVEGVVDGDRVLVGHPDLLTDRGWTIEPSIADRVESARESGQIPVVVGRDGTAEGVIVVGDEPRADWAETVTTLHDRGVEIVVLTGDDRAATDVFRDHPHVDRVFAGVPPNGKTAAIRRLRAEGRVAMIGDGTNDAPALAAADLGLSLGSGTALAADAADVAIVDDDLSAVDRAFRLAAAARTRLKQNLGLALVYNAIAIPIALAGVLNPLVTTGALLVCTGLVVANGWRPLLRT; encoded by the coding sequence GTGAACGCCGATCACCGGGGTGAGGATCGCTGCTCGCTGTGTGGGACACCGATCGGTCCGACGACCGGGGACGGACCGACCGCGTTCTGTTCGTCCGGCTGCCGAGAGGTTCACCGGGCGCTCGGGGAGGCCGAACAGGATGCTGACGACGGCGGTCGGACGGCAGAGACGGCCACGCAAGCGTCGAAGGCGCCCGATCGAGTAGCTGAGGCGGCCGATCGATCCGGTCCTGCTGACCCAACCGGGACAGCGGCTGATGACGGGGACAGCGACGACGACCGCGACGAGACCGGGGCGGCGACCGAACGGGCGTACTTCCGGATCGACGGGATGCACACCGCCTCCTGCGAGGCGTTCCTGGAATCGATCGCCGAGGCCCAGGACGGCGTCACCAGCGCCGCGGCGAGTTACGTGACGGAGTCGATCCGGGTCGACCACGACCCCGATCGCGTCTCGAAGACCGCCCTCCGCGACGCGCTGAGTACGATCGGCTACACCGCCTACCCCCGGGACGAGGCGACGAACGAGACCGAGGGCGACGGCGGATCGACCCGGCGCGATCGCGAGATGACAGGGATGCGGAAACGGCGCAGCGAAGACATGCTCGAACTCCGCTACGTCGTCGGCATCGTCTTCGGGTCGTTCCTGCTGGTGCCGTACGTCACGATCTTCTACCCCGTCTACCTCTCCGCGTTCACCGACTGGTGGATGCTCTCCCTCTACGAGGACGCCTTCGGAAGTCTCGAGGGGCCCCGCCTGTTGCCGCTGTTCGCCGGACTGACGGCCGCGATCCTCTACCTGACCGGGCGGCCGCTGTTGCGCGGGGCGTACGTGAGCCTGACGCTCCGCCGGCCGGACACCCGATTGCTCGCCGCGCTCACCATCGTCAGCGCGTTCCTGTACGGGACGGTGGCGTTACTGCTCGGACGGAACGACGTCTACTTCGACCTCACCATCCTCGTCGCCGTGCTGGTGATGGGCGCGACGTTCTACGAGACGATGGTCAAGCGGCGCGCGATGAACCGGCTCACGGACCTCACGGTGTCCCAGGTGGACGACGCCCGACGGCTCGAGGGCGACGGCACGACGACCGTTCCCGTCGGCGACCTCGACTCGGGCGATCGCGTGCTCGTCCGCGAAGGCGAGCGCATCCCGGTCGACGGCGTCCTCGCCGAGGGGCCGTGTACGGTCGACGAGGCGATCGTCACCGGCGACTCGCTGCCCGTGACCAAACGGGCCGGCGACGAGGTCGTCGGCGGATCGATCGTTCGGGGAGACGCCGCCGTCGTCGCGGTCGGCGATCGGACGACGAGCAGCATCGATCGCCTCACCGAAACCGTCTGGGACGTCCAGAGCGCGGATCACGGCGGGCAACGCGTCGGCGATCGGCTCGCCACCGTCGCGCTCCCGATCGTACTCGCCGTAGCCGCAATCGTCGGACTCTACGGCCTCACGCGCGGCGCGACCGCGACGACGACGGTGCTTCCCGCGTTGCTCGCCGTGATCGTCGTGAGTCCGTGGGCGCTCGATCTCGCGACGCGGATTTCCGTCGGCCAGCACCTCCAGGCCGCGCTCGATCACGGCATCGTCGTCTTCGACGAGAGCATCTTCGAGCGGATCCGGGGCGTCGACACGGTCGTCTTCGACAAGACCGGGACCCTGACGACGGGCGAAATGACGGTACTCGAGAGCCACGGTCCGGCCGACCTGATGCGCACGGCCGGCCGCCTGGAACGGCGGAGTACCCACCCGATCGCGGCGGCGATCGAGTCGGCGTTCCTCGACGACGCGGGTGACGGGAGCGAGAGTGGTGGCGAGGGAAGCGGTCGATCGGATCGCCACCTGGCCGATGGAGGACAGGCCGATTGCGGTCGGACGGAGGGCGGGCAGGCCGATCACGAACGCGGTCACGAGATCGACGAGTTCCGGAGCCACGAGACCGGCGTGGAGGGCGTCGTCGACGGCGATCGGGTCCTCGTCGGCCACCCGGACCTGCTGACGGATCGAGGGTGGACCATCGAGCCGTCGATCGCCGATCGGGTCGAAAGCGCCCGCGAATCGGGCCAGATACCCGTCGTCGTGGGACGCGACGGGACCGCCGAAGGCGTGATCGTCGTCGGCGACGAACCCCGGGCCGACTGGGCGGAGACGGTGACGACGCTCCACGACCGCGGCGTCGAAATCGTCGTGCTCACCGGCGACGATCGGGCGGCCACCGACGTCTTCCGGGACCATCCCCACGTCGACCGGGTCTTCGCGGGCGTCCCGCCGAACGGCAAGACGGCCGCGATCCGCCGGCTGCGCGCCGAGGGCCGCGTGGCGATGATCGGCGACGGGACGAACGACGCGCCCGCACTCGCCGCGGCCGACCTCGGACTCAGCCTCGGCAGCGGCACCGCGCTCGCCGCCGACGCGGCCGACGTCGCGATCGTCGACGACGACCTCTCGGCCGTCGATCGCGCGTTCAGGCTGGCAGCGGCCGCGCGCACGCGACTCAAACAGAACCTCGGGCTGGCGCTCGTCTACAACGCCATCGCGATCCCGATCGCGCTCGCCGGCGTCCTGAACCCGCTGGTCACGACCGGTGCACTCCTCGTCTGTACGGGACTCGTCGTGGCGAACGGGTGGCGGCCGTTGCTCCGGACGTAG